Within the Eleginops maclovinus isolate JMC-PN-2008 ecotype Puerto Natales chromosome 5, JC_Emac_rtc_rv5, whole genome shotgun sequence genome, the region TTGGCTGCAACAAGTTCCTGGCAACAACTTGGATTGGTTACAGTCTGGAAATCTCAGTGAAAGCTGACTGACATACAACAGACTGAATGGCATGCACAGGGTGAAGATGAGAGAAAACATGCTCAACATATGgtgctgcagcacttttttATGCATGGGATCAGCAGATGAATATTGAATAGAAACAGTATGTAGCAGCTGCACATCCCTAACTGTATTGGAGGTGGGGAACACTGCTCAGATTGATCATTAACATTACATTCTACACATCCAAAGCATTCAAAAACACTCCATTTACCCCGTTTTGCTAAACAAGCATTGTATTGCTGGTTGTCTGCTAAAGATAATGAATGAAGCATGACTTGTTGAGCACTAATGGTAAGTCTTCCTCGTTTTTAACGGTCATGTGCTGAGATAGGGGGAAATGTGTTACACGCCTGTCCTTGGCTCTGGCAATTAGGCTCTGCCTTAAACCATTTGTTATATCCGCTGTGTCTCGCCTTGAGCTTGGCACCTTGCTGATTACAACTAGCTAGATcgataattaaacaaattaaagtgGACTGCTGGGTCAATTTTCATCCCATCTTAGCCAGTGGCAGCAGCGGCAGGAGCGACATCATgcactgctttaaaaaaatacttttgcaaTGCGacaacacaaaatgaaagtgttgctaaaatgtttcttttaactCTTTAGTTGGCAACAAAACTGTGACTTCTATTTATAAAGATTTGTTGAAAAAAGCCTGTAATGCTACTTTGAGATAGACAATGGAGATGTTCAATTTTAGAAATTTGGCATTTGCTAGTTTTTACTAATATGAGGATTCAAGAGAAAAGAATACACATCAAGATGCAGGATAAACAAGTTTACTATCTTTCAAATGAATGAGCTCCTAATTATAATGCTGACATACAGTATCCTCCTAAGACccgagctgtttttttatatgcattttttatttctctttgctatTTGGGCTTATTGGAACCTGATAAGTATAAAAACTAAGTATCATCTTTtgacatgatgtacttttagagaaaaatgatgtccacatatgtggacacTGGGTCTgaatttccataaaacacattaaagtcacctttttgtaatagagtgaaaaactattttatttcaaccttgaacacagcagttttttcaactttcaactattgtttgtgttttgaacatcattgtgaaaaaacacaacaaaatgaagaaaaacaaaacatttttgccccctttggagagtcacagttacagtatgtgttatgtgaaattttgcattgcagcagtgtgtgtgtgtgtgtgtgtgtgtgtgtgtgtgtgtgtgtgtgtgtgtgtgtgtgtgttgtgctgcagtgtatgtgtgtctatgtgtgaaaGGCTGTGTAACAGTTGCGATCGCCTTGCAAGCACAAGAACACTTTGCAGGTCACACAACGCACTCGGGTTCTTCCAGTGCAGCCTGCTACCCTGCAGCGCGCCGCGTTCTTCAGGCTGATCATCTCTGGGAGATGGGCATTCGCCCTCCTGCGGACCGAGACATGGGGCACTGCCGTCACAGGACGTTTGTTCCCTTGATTTgagttgtcttcttcctctgactgtTCAGAGAGGTCTGCATGGCTTCCTTGACCGTGATGCTGGGCCAAGAGGGTCGTAGCAATTTCTGTACGGAACTCAAGGAACTGCATGATGCTCTTCTTTGGTGCAGCACATATTGCGAGGTCTTTGCGGTAGAGTAGCCAGCTGTTACCTAAAGCCAGATCTGTGAAGTGCATTAGCATCCGCATCGTCCACTTCTTAGTACGGGCGCTCATGCGATAGTAGCTAATCATTCTATCGATCAAATCCACTCCACCCATCTTGAGGTTGTACTCACGGACAATGCTTGGTCGCGAGACAGTCACATACTGTTTCAATTTCTTGTCCCAGCGCTGGCAGGTGTCTTCAGGCTCTGTGCCATGAACAACAGACATCATCAATACTGGTTTGTTGTCATACCACTTCACTACACACAACTTTCCGTCTTCAGTGGAAAGTTCTGATGAGgtacctcttcctgtgtttttcatggttttgtcaGAGGGTAGCTTCTCCTTCGCGCCAGCGAGTCTGTTCTTCATTATTGTACCAGTAATGtacatctccttcttcatcatttgttcCACACCTCGGATGCTTGTGAAGAACCGGTCACAATACACTTTTGTGCCA harbors:
- the LOC134864257 gene encoding piggyBac transposable element-derived protein 3-like, giving the protein MAANTRDNSSGSSKHKPRQERFSVQTALEQFWLNDGDNSDLEDLSDNDDPILDANYQPRTQERSSSEDEDDSSDDEDPIPQPTEHSRGRKRLRGANNGACPCRQYLPMKPNPVGIKNFVCATADGIVLDFDLYQGTGALLEQVEEEVGLGLGGLVLARLCQTLHRGTKVYCDRFFTSIRGVEQMMKKEMYITGTIMKNRLAGAKEKLPSDKTMKNTGRGTSSELSTEDGKLCVVKWYDNKPVLMMSVVHGTEPEDTCQRWDKKLKQYVTVSRPSIVREYNLKMGGVDLIDRMISYYRMSARTKKWTMRMLMHFTDLALGNSWLLYRKDLAICAAPKKSIMQFLEFRTEIATTLLAQHHGQGSHADLSEQSEEEDNSNQGNKRPVTAVPHVSVRRRANAHLPEMISLKNAARCRVAGCTGRTRVRCVTCKVFLCLQGDRNCYTAFHT